In one Staphylococcus lutrae genomic region, the following are encoded:
- the sufC gene encoding Fe-S cluster assembly ATPase SufC, protein MPSTLEIKDLHVSIDDKEILKGVNLTINTGEIHAIMGPNGTGKSTLSSAIMGHPSYEVTQGEVLLDGVNVLELEVDERAKAGLFLAMQYPSEITGVTNADFMRSAINAQREEGNEINLMQFIKQLDQKMDFLDMDKDMAQRYLNEGFSGGEKKRNEILQLMMLQPKFAILDEIDSGLDIDALKVVSKGINEMRGDNFGSLIITHYQRLLNYITPDYVHVMYNGIVVKSGGAELAKRLEAEGYEWVKEEYESVTANQ, encoded by the coding sequence ATGCCATCAACATTAGAAATTAAGGACTTACATGTGTCTATTGACGATAAAGAGATCTTAAAAGGTGTTAACTTGACAATCAACACAGGGGAAATTCATGCCATCATGGGGCCAAACGGTACAGGGAAATCAACACTATCTTCAGCAATTATGGGCCACCCATCATATGAAGTGACACAAGGTGAAGTGTTATTAGATGGAGTAAATGTTTTAGAATTAGAAGTTGATGAACGTGCCAAAGCGGGTCTTTTTTTAGCTATGCAATACCCATCAGAAATTACCGGTGTGACGAATGCAGATTTTATGCGTTCAGCAATTAATGCACAACGTGAAGAGGGTAACGAAATTAACTTAATGCAATTTATCAAACAACTCGATCAAAAAATGGACTTCTTAGATATGGATAAAGATATGGCGCAACGTTACTTGAACGAAGGATTCTCCGGTGGTGAGAAAAAACGTAACGAAATTTTGCAGTTAATGATGTTACAACCTAAATTTGCAATTTTAGATGAAATTGACTCTGGTCTCGATATCGATGCTTTAAAAGTGGTTTCAAAAGGAATCAATGAAATGCGTGGCGACAACTTTGGCTCACTTATCATTACGCATTACCAACGTCTCTTAAACTATATCACGCCGGATTATGTCCATGTGATGTATAACGGTATCGTTGTTAAATCAGGTGGTGCTGAGTTAGCGAAACGCCTTGAAGCAGAAGGTTATGAATGGGTTAAAGAAGAATACGAATCAGTAACGGCAAACCAATAA
- a CDS encoding S41 family peptidase, with protein sequence MSLLVSNTTCSSAELFVEQMADSYNTLIIGSKTYGKKYIYNRQFINNVEILIPKHKLSLSFDINKHFDFNQYYKIKSKFKIKKEYNFPVIKSYNELKGGDYNETMEEA encoded by the coding sequence ATTAGTTTATTAGTTTCTAATACTACATGCAGCTCTGCTGAGTTATTTGTTGAACAAATGGCAGATAGTTATAATACATTAATAATTGGAAGTAAAACATATGGCAAAAAATATATTTATAATAGACAATTCATTAACAATGTGGAAATCCTTATTCCTAAACATAAGTTGAGTTTGAGTTTCGATATTAATAAACATTTTGATTTTAATCAATATTATAAAATTAAATCTAAATTTAAAATTAAAAAGGAATATAATTTTCCGGTAATCAAAAGCTACAATGAATTGAAAGGGGGTGATTATAATGAAACAATGGAAGAAGCCTAA
- the sufB gene encoding Fe-S cluster assembly protein SufB → MAKKAPDVGDYKYGFHDEDVSIFRSERGLTENIVREISKIKDEPEWMLDFRLKSLKQFYKMPMPQWGGDLSELDFDDITYYVKPSERSERSWDEVPEEIKRTFDKLGIPEAEQKYLAGVSAQYESEVVYHNMEKELEEKGIIFKDTDTALKENEELFKKYFASVIPAADNKFAALNSAVWSGGSFIYVPKNIKLDTPLQAYFRINSENMGQFERTLIIADEGASVNYVEGCTAPVYTTNSLHSAVVEIIVHKDAHVRYTTIQNWANNVYNLVTKRTFVHENGNMEWVDGNLGSKLTMKYPSCVLLGEGAKGSTLSIAFAGKGQVQDAGAKMIHKAPNTSSTIVSKSISKDGGKVVYRGIVHFGRKAKGARSNIECDTLILDNKSTSDTIPYNEIFNDNISLEHEAKVSKVSEEQLFYLMSRGISEEEATEMIVMGFIEPFTKELPMEYAVEMNRLIKFEMEGSIG, encoded by the coding sequence ATGGCTAAGAAAGCACCTGATGTAGGCGATTATAAATATGGCTTCCATGATGAAGACGTATCGATTTTTAGATCAGAACGTGGCTTAACAGAAAATATTGTACGTGAAATTTCAAAAATAAAAGATGAACCGGAATGGATGCTCGATTTCCGTTTAAAATCTTTAAAACAGTTTTACAAAATGCCAATGCCACAATGGGGCGGCGATTTGTCAGAGTTAGATTTTGATGACATCACATATTATGTCAAGCCTTCTGAACGTTCCGAACGTTCTTGGGATGAAGTGCCTGAAGAAATTAAACGTACTTTCGATAAATTAGGAATTCCAGAAGCAGAGCAAAAATATTTAGCTGGGGTTTCTGCACAATATGAATCTGAAGTTGTTTACCATAATATGGAAAAAGAACTTGAAGAAAAAGGGATTATCTTTAAAGATACTGACACAGCTTTAAAAGAAAATGAAGAATTATTTAAAAAATATTTTGCATCGGTCATCCCTGCTGCAGACAATAAATTTGCGGCTTTAAACTCGGCTGTATGGTCGGGGGGGTCTTTCATTTACGTGCCGAAAAATATTAAATTAGACACACCACTTCAAGCGTATTTCCGTATTAACTCAGAAAACATGGGACAATTTGAGCGTACGTTGATTATTGCTGATGAAGGCGCATCTGTAAATTATGTTGAAGGTTGTACAGCACCGGTATACACAACGAATTCACTACACTCAGCAGTTGTTGAAATCATTGTTCACAAAGATGCACATGTTCGTTATACAACGATTCAAAACTGGGCGAATAACGTCTATAATCTTGTAACGAAGCGTACGTTTGTCCATGAAAATGGAAATATGGAATGGGTTGATGGTAACTTAGGCTCTAAGTTAACGATGAAATATCCATCATGTGTATTGCTTGGCGAAGGTGCGAAAGGAAGCACACTTTCTATCGCATTTGCCGGTAAAGGTCAAGTTCAAGATGCTGGGGCTAAAATGATTCACAAAGCACCGAATACTTCTTCAACCATCGTCTCTAAGTCAATTTCAAAAGACGGCGGTAAAGTTGTTTATCGTGGTATTGTACATTTTGGACGTAAAGCAAAAGGTGCCCGTTCAAACATTGAATGTGATACGTTAATTCTTGATAACAAGTCAACATCTGATACGATCCCATATAATGAAATTTTCAATGACAACATCTCTTTAGAACATGAAGCAAAAGTATCTAAAGTTTCAGAAGAACAACTTTTCTACTTGATGTCTCGTGGTATTTCGGAAGAAGAAGCGACTGAAATGATCGTTATGGGCTTCATTGAACCATTTACAAAAGAATTACCAATGGAATATGCTGTCGAAATGAACCGTTTGATTAAATTCGAAATGGAGGGCAGCATCGGATAA
- the istB gene encoding IS21-like element helper ATPase IstB, with translation MYTDHQKLLENFQLLNLKMIKDYYPKYLESLSKNQKSLTEILLELTEKEVEYQAEQKFKRAIKLARFPKVKYLSDFDFTFQPSINKQEILTLKSMHFLEKNINICFLGNSGVGKTHLAISLGVEACKQNIKTRFYTFKELIELLTTSEEKGITNKTLKQLNRIELLIIDEIGYTPISKEQADLFYQLMSLRYEMKSTIITTNIPFSSWGDSFSNKIASAAIIDRLIHHSKIFKITGDSYRLKDYKSEKSLNIRHS, from the coding sequence ATGTATACAGACCATCAAAAGCTATTAGAAAATTTTCAACTGCTCAATCTAAAAATGATTAAAGACTATTATCCGAAGTATTTAGAATCACTATCCAAGAATCAAAAATCTTTAACTGAAATTTTACTTGAGTTGACAGAAAAGGAAGTAGAATATCAAGCTGAACAAAAATTTAAACGCGCTATTAAGTTAGCACGTTTCCCTAAGGTTAAATATTTAAGTGACTTTGATTTCACGTTTCAACCAAGCATTAATAAACAAGAAATACTCACATTAAAATCCATGCATTTTCTAGAGAAGAATATCAATATATGCTTCTTAGGTAATAGTGGTGTCGGTAAGACACATCTAGCAATATCGCTAGGCGTAGAAGCCTGTAAACAAAATATCAAAACTCGATTCTATACTTTTAAAGAGTTAATTGAACTCTTAACCACTTCAGAGGAGAAAGGAATCACCAATAAAACTTTAAAACAATTAAACAGAATTGAACTGCTTATCATTGATGAAATAGGCTATACCCCCATCTCAAAAGAACAGGCAGACCTCTTCTATCAATTGATGTCACTCAGGTATGAAATGAAATCCACAATCATAACGACGAATATCCCATTTTCTAGTTGGGGAGACTCATTTAGTAACAAGATAGCGTCAGCAGCCATTATTGATAGACTTATTCACCATTCAAAAATATTTAAAATTACAGGCGATTCATACCGACTTAAAGACTATAAAAGTGAAAAAAGTTTAAACATACGTCATTCTTAA
- a CDS encoding cysteine desulfurase, protein MADTKLNVEAIIKDFPILEQQVNGKRLAYLDSTATSQKPKQVIDALSDYYERYNSNVHRGVHTLGSLATDGYEGARETVRRFIHAKYFEEIIFTRGTTAAINMIAHSYGDANVGEGDEIVVTQMEHHANLVPWQQLAKRQGATLKFIPMAEDGTITLEAVRETVSERTKIVAIAHVSNVLGTINDIKAIAEIAHEHGAIISVDGAQSVPHMKVDVQDLNVDFYSFSGHKMLGPTGIGVLYGKREHLNQMEPTEFGGDMIDFVDLYDSTWTDLPTKFEAGTPLIAQAIGLQAAIEYIESIGFDAIHEHEQALTTYAYEQMSQIEGIDIYGPSKDKRAGIITFNLKDVHPHDVATALDTEGVAVRAGHHCAQPLMKWLNVSSTARASFYIYNTKEDIDQLVEGLKQTKEFFSYEF, encoded by the coding sequence GTGGCCGATACAAAACTAAATGTAGAAGCAATTATCAAAGACTTTCCCATTTTAGAACAACAAGTCAATGGGAAACGTCTTGCATATTTGGATTCAACAGCAACAAGTCAAAAACCGAAGCAAGTGATTGACGCTTTGTCAGATTACTATGAGCGTTACAATTCGAACGTGCATCGTGGGGTGCATACACTCGGTTCACTTGCGACAGATGGTTACGAAGGGGCACGTGAAACAGTCCGTCGTTTTATCCATGCGAAATATTTTGAAGAAATTATTTTTACTCGTGGTACAACGGCAGCGATTAATATGATTGCGCATAGCTATGGAGATGCCAATGTCGGTGAAGGTGACGAAATTGTTGTCACACAAATGGAGCACCATGCGAATCTTGTCCCTTGGCAACAACTCGCGAAACGTCAAGGTGCGACATTAAAATTTATCCCGATGGCAGAAGATGGTACGATTACATTAGAAGCTGTGCGTGAGACAGTTTCAGAACGTACGAAAATTGTAGCAATTGCGCATGTTTCTAACGTATTAGGAACAATTAATGATATTAAAGCGATTGCAGAAATTGCGCATGAACATGGTGCGATTATTTCAGTTGATGGTGCACAGTCTGTTCCACATATGAAAGTAGATGTTCAAGATTTGAATGTTGATTTTTATAGTTTTAGTGGCCATAAAATGCTTGGACCAACAGGAATTGGTGTCCTTTATGGAAAACGAGAACACTTGAATCAAATGGAGCCTACTGAGTTCGGTGGCGATATGATTGATTTTGTGGACTTGTATGACAGTACTTGGACAGACTTACCGACGAAGTTTGAAGCAGGCACACCTTTAATAGCTCAAGCGATTGGTTTACAAGCAGCTATTGAATACATTGAGTCTATTGGTTTTGATGCGATTCATGAACATGAACAAGCTTTAACAACGTATGCCTATGAACAAATGTCACAAATTGAAGGTATCGACATTTACGGACCATCTAAAGACAAACGTGCAGGTATCATTACGTTCAATCTTAAAGATGTACATCCACATGACGTTGCGACTGCTTTGGATACTGAAGGTGTTGCCGTGCGTGCAGGTCACCATTGTGCACAACCATTAATGAAATGGTTAAACGTTTCTTCAACAGCGCGTGCAAGTTTTTATATCTATAATACAAAAGAAGATATCGATCAACTTGTCGAAGGATTGAAACAAACGAAGGAGTTTTTCTCATATGAATTTTAA
- the istA gene encoding IS21 family transposase, producing the protein MKGIKPNYAELARQYHCDPRTVKKYYEAGKGNELKKLKTRKTTKRVSKLEPYKTLIDEKLELGCTAMAIYKYITKKGYEGKYTILREYCKNKKGKEIKKATIRVEARPGIAAQVDWKEDMVMHDKFGKRYQFNIFLYVLHYSKMKYITLTWDRKQDTLFQCLKESFEYTGGVPKEIWFDNMKTVVDRPRTQYRKVVFNALFHQFSKDANFEPIACRPYRPQTKGSVESLAKFVEQRLRPYDYEFYDAVELISLVNHFCHEMNHNEISQATDCYPIDLFNSEEKHLLNPFNVQLLDTYVEDECIRIVSKESMVNFRKGKYSVPTKFIGEEVQLIFNELTDELSIYFDAELIRTHHLSEKKFNYVTEDMCEILKSDAFKHKDDQEILTYIEDSLLKYDEV; encoded by the coding sequence ATGAAAGGCATAAAACCAAATTACGCTGAGCTGGCTAGACAATATCATTGCGATCCAAGGACAGTAAAAAAATATTATGAGGCTGGGAAAGGCAATGAGTTGAAAAAATTAAAAACAAGAAAAACGACAAAGAGAGTATCAAAATTAGAACCCTATAAAACGCTCATAGACGAAAAATTAGAGCTAGGTTGTACGGCTATGGCGATTTATAAATATATTACTAAAAAAGGGTATGAAGGCAAATATACGATTCTAAGAGAATATTGTAAGAATAAAAAAGGAAAGGAAATTAAAAAAGCAACTATACGGGTAGAAGCACGACCCGGTATAGCTGCTCAAGTAGACTGGAAAGAAGATATGGTCATGCATGATAAATTTGGGAAACGTTATCAATTTAATATCTTTCTTTACGTTCTACACTATTCAAAAATGAAGTATATCACATTAACTTGGGATAGAAAACAAGATACATTATTTCAATGTTTGAAAGAATCTTTTGAGTACACTGGAGGTGTTCCTAAGGAGATATGGTTCGATAATATGAAAACGGTCGTTGATCGTCCTAGAACACAATATAGAAAAGTGGTATTTAACGCCCTTTTTCATCAATTTAGTAAAGATGCAAACTTTGAACCCATCGCGTGTAGGCCTTATAGGCCGCAAACCAAGGGCTCTGTGGAATCTTTAGCTAAATTTGTGGAACAACGTTTAAGGCCCTACGATTACGAATTTTATGACGCTGTTGAACTTATCAGTCTTGTCAATCACTTTTGTCATGAAATGAACCATAACGAAATATCGCAAGCAACTGACTGCTATCCAATTGATTTATTCAATTCTGAAGAAAAACATCTATTGAACCCGTTTAATGTGCAGTTACTAGACACCTATGTCGAAGATGAATGCATTCGAATCGTTTCTAAAGAGTCGATGGTTAATTTTAGAAAAGGTAAATATTCAGTACCTACAAAGTTTATTGGAGAGGAGGTTCAATTAATCTTTAATGAATTGACTGACGAATTATCCATCTACTTTGATGCCGAGTTAATTAGAACCCATCATTTATCGGAAAAGAAATTCAATTATGTTACCGAAGATATGTGTGAGATATTGAAGTCTGATGCATTCAAGCACAAAGACGATCAAGAAATTCTTACTTATATCGAAGATTCATTATTAAAATATGACGAGGTGTAG
- the sufU gene encoding Fe-S cluster assembly sulfur transfer protein SufU, with translation MNFNNLDQLYRSVIMDHYKNPRNKGVIEDGTMTVDMNNPTCGDRIRLTFDIEDGVIRDAKFEGEGCSISMSSASMMTEAIKGHSLKEAMQMSQEFTKMMLGEDYEITEEMGDIEALQGVSQFPARIKCATLAWKALEKGTVEKEGKSEE, from the coding sequence ATGAATTTTAATAATCTAGACCAATTATATCGTTCGGTGATTATGGATCATTATAAAAATCCGCGAAATAAAGGTGTCATTGAAGACGGGACGATGACTGTCGATATGAACAATCCCACTTGTGGTGACCGTATTCGCTTAACATTTGATATTGAAGACGGTGTCATTCGTGATGCAAAATTTGAAGGTGAAGGTTGTTCGATTTCGATGTCGAGTGCGTCGATGATGACTGAAGCGATTAAAGGGCATAGTTTAAAAGAAGCCATGCAAATGAGCCAAGAATTTACGAAAATGATGCTCGGTGAAGATTATGAAATCACTGAGGAAATGGGAGATATTGAAGCATTACAAGGTGTTTCTCAATTCCCAGCCCGCATTAAATGTGCCACACTTGCATGGAAAGCACTTGAAAAGGGTACTGTAGAAAAAGAAGGTAAAAGTGAAGAATAG
- the sufD gene encoding Fe-S cluster assembly protein SufD, with protein sequence MTTETLNISEDQLVDYSQAHNEPSWMTELRKKALKQVESLEMPKPDKTKLTKWDFDSFNQHETEGAVYNDLKELPKEIDRIINVENTENLVIQHNNTLAYTKVNDQAKKDGVIIEHIQEALVNHSDLVEKYFMKDAVSVDEHRLTALHTALMNGGIFVYVPKNVVVEHPIQYVVLHDDDNASFFNHVLLVTEESAEVTYVENYLSTASGEGNQLNIISEVVAGANSNISYGSVDFLDQGFTGHIIRRGVTAADASIRWSLGLMNEGDQIIDNTTNLIGDRSSSELKSVVVGRGTQTINLTSRIVQYGKETDGYILKHGVMKENASSIFNGIGHIKHGGSGSSANQESRVLMLSENARGDANPILLIDEDDVEAGHAASVGRVDPEQLYYLMSRGISQSEAERLVIHGFLDPVVRELPIEDVQRQLREVIELKVGK encoded by the coding sequence ATGACGACTGAAACATTAAATATTTCTGAAGATCAACTTGTTGATTATTCACAAGCCCATAACGAACCTTCGTGGATGACTGAATTAAGAAAAAAAGCACTTAAACAAGTCGAATCTTTAGAAATGCCTAAACCAGATAAAACAAAATTAACGAAATGGGATTTTGACTCATTTAATCAGCATGAAACAGAAGGTGCTGTATACAACGATTTAAAAGAATTACCGAAAGAAATCGATCGTATTATTAACGTCGAAAACACTGAAAACTTAGTGATTCAACATAACAATACCCTTGCTTATACGAAAGTGAATGATCAAGCTAAAAAAGATGGCGTAATCATTGAGCATATTCAAGAAGCGCTTGTGAATCATAGTGACTTGGTCGAAAAATACTTTATGAAAGATGCTGTATCTGTGGACGAACATCGTCTTACGGCTTTACACACGGCATTAATGAACGGTGGTATTTTCGTCTATGTACCGAAAAATGTTGTTGTCGAACATCCAATTCAATATGTTGTACTTCATGACGATGACAATGCAAGTTTCTTCAATCATGTTTTATTAGTGACTGAAGAAAGTGCTGAAGTGACGTACGTAGAAAACTATTTATCAACAGCGAGTGGCGAAGGAAACCAATTGAATATTATTTCAGAAGTGGTTGCTGGCGCGAACTCTAACATTTCATATGGTTCTGTTGACTTTTTAGACCAAGGTTTTACAGGTCATATCATTCGTCGTGGTGTGACTGCAGCAGATGCCTCTATTCGTTGGTCATTAGGTTTAATGAATGAAGGCGACCAAATTATTGATAATACAACAAACTTAATTGGTGACCGTTCATCTTCTGAGCTTAAATCAGTTGTGGTTGGACGTGGTACACAAACAATTAACTTAACATCTCGTATTGTGCAATACGGTAAAGAAACAGATGGCTATATCTTGAAGCATGGTGTGATGAAAGAAAATGCTTCTTCTATCTTTAATGGTATTGGTCATATTAAACATGGCGGTTCAGGTTCATCAGCTAACCAAGAATCACGTGTGCTCATGCTTTCTGAAAATGCACGTGGTGATGCGAACCCAATTCTATTAATCGATGAAGACGATGTAGAAGCAGGACACGCAGCATCAGTAGGTCGTGTAGATCCAGAACAACTTTACTACCTTATGAGTCGTGGTATTTCGCAATCAGAAGCAGAACGTCTTGTTATTCACGGTTTCTTAGATCCAGTTGTACGTGAATTACCAATTGAAGATGTTCAACGTCAATTACGTGAAGTGATTGAGCTGAAAGTAGGCAAATAA
- the abc-f gene encoding ribosomal protection-like ABC-F family protein — protein MNNLAIKLENVKFTYGTKALITIKTLAAYKNERIAIVGKNGSGKTTLLKLIHGIITPHEGTIKTYIKMTYIPQIEYDQLTVDTNTLDFELLSKFHVPDITMTHLSGGEKRKLLLTEGLSYYTEGLLLDEPTTHMDYKGINQLKSILNYHYGLVIFVSHDRDFINEIATQIWEIEDGQINVYLGNYDDYMQQKNEMLEAVKNENDKKQKERKRLQKSLEEKRKQAESIEKISKKQRKRHIKPNRLAASKQKDTVQKSIFKNAKNIEKRIENIGEDLTIGELPQIEFPTVKSLEMHKRFPIMGEDITLTINDKTIFNRLSFQFEKGEKIAIIGDNGTGKTSLLNYIIRNEEGMTISKNAKIKVYEQMGYILDDDQTLIKYLEEKSDYENSLIKTVLLNLGFSQLEINTKKMNELSGGEATKLSIAKLLLEPSNVLILDEPTNFMDVYTIEALENLLMSYKGTVIFTTHDQAFVDKVATQVWEIKNARLQRI, from the coding sequence ATGAATAATTTAGCAATTAAATTGGAAAATGTGAAATTTACGTACGGCACAAAAGCGCTGATTACAATTAAAACGTTAGCGGCTTATAAAAATGAAAGGATAGCCATCGTAGGAAAGAATGGTTCTGGGAAAACAACACTTTTAAAGCTGATTCATGGTATTATCACTCCGCATGAAGGGACCATCAAAACATATATTAAAATGACATATATTCCTCAAATTGAATATGATCAACTGACAGTAGATACCAATACATTAGATTTTGAGTTGCTATCAAAATTTCATGTTCCAGATATTACAATGACACACTTAAGTGGGGGAGAAAAACGTAAGCTACTTTTAACAGAAGGTCTGTCTTATTATACTGAAGGTTTATTATTAGATGAACCTACTACTCATATGGATTATAAAGGGATAAATCAGTTGAAATCTATTCTAAATTACCATTATGGCTTAGTCATATTTGTGAGTCACGATAGAGATTTTATCAATGAAATTGCAACGCAAATATGGGAAATTGAAGATGGACAAATTAATGTATATTTAGGGAACTATGACGATTATATGCAACAGAAAAATGAAATGTTAGAAGCTGTTAAAAATGAAAATGATAAGAAGCAAAAAGAAAGGAAGAGGTTACAAAAATCTTTGGAAGAAAAAAGAAAGCAAGCAGAAAGTATTGAAAAAATAAGCAAAAAGCAGAGAAAGCGTCATATTAAACCGAATCGTTTAGCAGCCTCAAAACAAAAAGATACTGTACAGAAAAGTATTTTTAAAAATGCTAAAAATATTGAGAAAAGAATAGAAAATATAGGAGAGGATTTAACAATTGGAGAGCTTCCTCAAATTGAGTTTCCTACTGTAAAAAGTTTGGAAATGCATAAAAGGTTTCCTATTATGGGCGAGGACATCACACTCACAATTAACGATAAAACAATTTTTAATCGTCTTAGCTTTCAATTTGAAAAAGGCGAAAAAATAGCGATTATAGGTGATAATGGCACGGGTAAAACCTCTCTTCTCAATTATATAATTAGAAATGAAGAAGGAATGACTATTTCTAAAAATGCTAAAATTAAAGTTTATGAACAAATGGGTTATATTTTGGATGACGATCAAACATTGATTAAGTATCTTGAAGAGAAAAGTGATTATGAAAACAGCTTGATTAAAACGGTTCTTTTAAACCTTGGATTTAGCCAACTCGAAATCAATACGAAAAAAATGAATGAATTAAGTGGGGGAGAAGCGACTAAACTGAGTATCGCCAAATTGTTATTAGAACCCTCTAACGTATTAATTTTAGATGAACCTACGAATTTTATGGATGTTTACACAATAGAAGCGCTTGAAAATCTTTTGATGAGTTATAAAGGCACGGTTATCTTTACAACACATGATCAAGCCTTTGTAGACAAAGTTGCCACGCAAGTTTGGGAGATTAAAAATGCGCGTCTACAAAGAATATAA
- a CDS encoding IS3 family transposase (programmed frameshift), with translation MTKRRYEHNFKMEAIKLVESGRKATEVSRDLDIPIQTLTKWLSKYREGGEASFVGSGKLTPVKQTEVELQKRLKELEEENRILKKANAHLCQRPEIIYEFIYQHRHEFRVTKMCKVLGVSKSGYYDWKKRPASSQQKRRDRLKKEIYKVYIGSQKRYGSPKITKELMKEGIKVSQRTVTRLMKEMGIRSITKKKYKATTDSKHNLPIYPNLLNQRFKVEKPGVVWVSDITYIYTREGWVYLATVMDLFSRRIIGWSMSNRMTKDLVISALERAFTAQKPTAGLIHHSDRGSQYASIEYQNILRENEIITSMSRKGNCYDNACIESFHSIIKKELIHHCNFQTRNEAMFSIIEYIVTFYNSKRIHSTLNYLSPLEFEKMFS, from the exons ATGACTAAGAGAAGATATGAGCATAACTTTAAGATGGAAGCAATAAAACTGGTTGAATCAGGTAGAAAAGCGACTGAGGTCTCAAGAGACCTTGATATACCGATACAAACACTTACAAAATGGCTGAGTAAGTATCGTGAAGGTGGCGAAGCATCTTTTGTTGGTAGCGGTAAATTAACACCAGTAAAACAAACAGAAGTCGAATTACAAAAGCGACTTAAGGAACTTGAAGAAGAGAATCGAATATTAAAAAAGGCTA ATGCACATCTTTGCCAAAGACCAGAAATAATTTATGAATTTATATATCAACACCGGCACGAATTTCGTGTGACTAAGATGTGCAAAGTATTAGGTGTTTCAAAAAGTGGATATTATGATTGGAAAAAACGTCCAGCTTCATCACAACAAAAGAGACGTGATAGATTAAAAAAGGAAATCTATAAAGTTTATATTGGAAGTCAAAAAAGGTACGGCAGTCCAAAAATCACAAAGGAACTGATGAAAGAAGGAATAAAGGTTTCACAGCGTACAGTAACAAGATTGATGAAAGAAATGGGTATCAGATCAATCACAAAGAAGAAATATAAAGCAACAACAGATTCTAAACACAATCTACCAATATATCCGAATTTACTAAACCAACGATTTAAAGTTGAAAAGCCAGGTGTGGTATGGGTATCAGATATTACCTATATTTATACACGGGAAGGATGGGTGTATCTCGCAACAGTGATGGATTTATTCTCAAGAAGAATAATAGGTTGGTCAATGTCGAACAGAATGACGAAAGATTTAGTGATTTCAGCACTAGAAAGAGCATTTACTGCACAGAAGCCAACAGCAGGTTTAATACACCATTCTGATAGAGGAAGTCAATATGCCTCAATAGAATATCAAAATATATTAAGAGAAAACGAAATAATAACGAGTATGAGTCGGAAGGGAAATTGTTATGACAATGCGTGTATAGAGTCATTTCACAGTATAATAAAGAAAGAACTCATTCATCATTGTAATTTTCAAACGCGTAATGAGGCAATGTTTAGTATTATAGAATATATTGTGACATTCTATAATTCCAAAAGAATTCATTCAACACTAAATTATCTAAGTCCACTTGAATTTGAAAAAATGTTTTCATAA